TGCTCGACTTGCTATAGCATACACAAACCGTTTTCCTCAGGCTCTTGCTTATCATTCAATGAAAGAATTCACATACAACAACATTGTGCAATACAACCGAAATCATCTTTTGAACAAAGATCCTTCTGTTGATGGACTCAAGACGGGATTTGTTGCAGCGGGGGGATACCATCTTATCGCTACGGCAAAGCGTGATGGCATGAGATTAATAGCTGTGGTGCTCGGGGCAACTAAGCCGAGCATTCGCGAACGTGATGCGATGCAACTTCTCAATTACGGCTTCAGATCCTACGCTATGGTTAAGCCGGTGAATTCATCAGAGGCGGTTGGGACAATTAAAGTGTGGAAGGGAAGAAAAGATGCTGTGTCGGTATATCCTCTCGAATCCAAGACTATGCTGATGTCAAAAGGAGAAGAGAAGAAGATCAGGACGGTTGTGGAAATGTCTCCTGAATTGATTGCTCCTGTGAGATCGGGGCAGATTGTTGGCCAGCTAAGTATTTACAAAGGGGACGAGTTATTGGAAGCCGTGCCGCTTGTTGCCGGGGAAGATATTGGCAGAGCAGGATTTTTCAAAAGAACGTGGCATTCTATCCAGAAATTTTTTGCTGGAGGATCGAAGAAACCAGAAGCCACTGAAGCAACCAAGAAAACCAAAGATGTGGCCAGCGCTAAGAGCGGACAGACCAAATCAGAACAAGCTACTGAAGAGAAAAAGGAACTGTGGTTGCTTTCCGTATTTTATAGCATAAAGCCTGTGCTAATGATTGTGGGGGGAGTATTTGGGGCGATTATTCTTCTTGCGGTTGTGGTAAAGATTCTTAGGCGCCGTAGAGCCAGAAAAGTTTTACCCAGGCGAGTTGTTAGAAAGTGGTAATTTAGCGAATAAACGAAATCGTAGGGACAATCCTTGCGATTGTCTTTGAATGATAAATGATAGGGCAATAAAAACTGCAGGGGCAACCACAAGAGTTGCCCCTGTTTTTTCTCTATTTTTTAGCCTTTGTTTTATCTCGGTCACCGACCGAGCAAGCTTGAGCGCCTCAGGAAGGCAGCCCTAATTTTGGGAAAACCCATCTGGTAAGAACTATCCACCCACAAACAGCACCAATAAAAATAAGCCAATCATACATAATATTCACAACCTCCCTGGATTTAGCGCAAATTGCTAACGCAGACTAAGATTCTAAAAGGTTTCTCAAAATTCTGTGTGATCAACCGAATGGTCATCCCTACAGTTCTCAATCCCCTCAAAGCGGGGCAGTTTTGCAACCAGAGAGTAAAAGAGCTAGCAGAAGCTCAGTCTTCTATCTCGCAATCCCCTCGAAGCGGGGTGAGTTTTTAGGTCGAGAATTGGGAATCGGAAACTGGATTTAGGATAAACCTTATTAAACAACCAGTGGAAACATAACACAACAACGCTTCAATTCCAACAACAAAAACTGCTTACTGACTATTCCTATTTATCAAACCAGGGATCAAACAAACCCGATCCCCGATACAACTCGCAATTTCTTCTAAACAGTGCGAGCTTCCAAGGAAGTCCCCCGCTGATGGTATGAACTTCCAACCAATACCCCCGTTTACGGGGCGAACTTCCAAAAACTCCCCCCCATTGACGGGATGAACTTCCAAAAACTCCCCCCGTTGACGGGGGGATTCAGGGGGGCGAGTCGCAATCCCCTCGGAGCGGGGCGAGTCTTCCGACGCATAGACTCGTATGCCCCCGCGGGGAGGTGCTACCTCGTCGCAATCCCCTCGAAGCGGGGCGAGTCTTTCGACGATTATGCAGTTATTGCCCCGGAAGGGGCGGACAGTGGCGTCGCAATCCCCTCGAAGCGGGGCGAGTCTTCCGACAGAGTTTGGCAGTTCGTATAGGACTGCCAGACTTATCTTTGTCGCAATCCCCTCGAAGCGGGGCGAGTCTTCCGACGGAGAAAATGAATTCCACGCCGAAAACGTTCTTGAAATTCTGTCGCAATCCCCTCGAAGCGGGGCGAGTCTTCCGACAGAGATATGGCCACCGTGACATCAAAGAGGCTTACAATGAGTCGCAATCCCCTCGAAGCGGGGCGAGTCTTCCGACAGGAGAAATAGGAGACAAATTGAGCGGTGGTGTAAGAGTCGCAATCCCCTCGAAGCGGGGCGAGTCTTCCGACTACGGCGGGAATAGCCTGCTGTGGGGTGGGCAGAGTCGCAATCCCCTCGAAGCGGGGCGAGTCTTCCGACTCTTAGGATCGAAGAAGGTTTCGGTATCGTACAGCTGGACGGCGTCGCAATCCCCTCGAAGCGGGGCGAGTCTTCCGACACACAGTGCTTTTCACGAGGAGAGAGTATGTCCCCGAGCTGTCGCAATCCCCTCGAAGCGGGGCGAGTCTTCCGACCGCATACCTTAAAACAAAAGAAATGTCAATACTTTATAAGCCAATTTTGGGGGACCTCCCCCTTTTGCCAGAAAAACCCCCAAAAATTTCATCCTAAATTACCCCCTAAAATAACATAAGATATTGATATTGCTAGAAAAACCCGTCAGGCAGGAACTCGAATGACCGCTTTCAATAATTTCAATAACTTAGACCAATTTTTAAAAACCCCCCAGACTTCCCCCTTAAATTGAACAAAATTGTGCAATTTCACTCGCAAAACATGTAAGTTACGCATTCAATTCACTTATAAGTCTCGAAGTCCTTATAATCTTCATAATCTCTTCGTGCAGCTCCATAGACGCAGCCGCCACAATGTTCCCGTTCCACAATACTTCCCTTTCACCACGCCCCCAGAAATCAGTCACAACCCCTCCCGTTTCGATTATAAAAAGCATAGACGCAGCAATATCCCACGGCTTAAGTCCTACCTCCCAAAACCCATCAACTCTACCACAGGCAACGTATGCAAGATCAAGAGCCGCTGAACCTCCACGCCGAATATCACTCACCACCTGAAAAACGGCAGAAAAAACATCCAGATAATCCTGCAAAAGATCTTTCCGCCTAAAAGGAAAACCCGTCGCTACCAGAGCCCTGGACAGACTTAGATTCCAGCGTCGAGCATCCAAACGCCTTTCGTTAACAAAAGCCCCCTTGCCTCTCAACCCCCAGAAAAATTCCTGCCTGAGAGGATCAAATACACACCCTGCTGTCACAATCCCGTTTTCAATTCTCGCAATAGAAACCGATACCATGGGAAAGCCATGAATAAAGTTCGTGGTGCCGTCAAGCGGATCTATAATCCAGCCGGGATCTTCCCCATTGTAAGAACCATCCCAGGATTCTTCAGCTATGATTACATCATCAGGAAAGACATCCTTAATAACTTCCGTTATGACTCGCTCAGATTCACGATCTACTTCAGTCACATAATCAAAGCTCGACTTTTCCTCAAACTTCCAGCTCCTTGCCGTCTCGTAAGCCGAAACTATTATGCCGCCAGCCTTCCTGGCTGCTTCTTCCATGACATTAAGAACCTTCTCTTCTTTTCCCTTCATCTTCCCTTTAACCCCGCTTTTCACTTGCCAACGTTTTCAAATCGCTCTAGCCTTAAACACGCAAGATAACCAACTCCAACAATAAAGTTCATCAAGGAGGCACAACACAATCATGATAATTGACGTTCACACTCACATCTTCCCCGATCAGGTTATAGCAAACCGTAACGATTACAGGAATAGCGAGCCTGCGTTCGACCTCCTTTACGGACACCCAAAGGCAAAAATGTCAACCGGTAAGGAACTCATAGATGCTATGGATGAAGCCGGAATAGACAGGTCGGTTGTATTCGGTTTCCCCTGGATAGATCGCAATCTCACAATGAAACACAACGATTACGTCCTGGAATGGGCAAATCGCTACCCTGATCGGCTGATTCCCCTGGTCTGCGTTCTTCCAACGGAAGATTGGAGCGTGCGTGAAGTTGAACGTTGCATGAAAGCGGGCGCAAAGGGAGCAGGAGAACTGGCTGTTTACGGAAACTGCGACCGAGAAAAAGTCTATGACTTATATTCCCAGATAGGCGAAGTGGTAAAAAGTCATCAGGGCGTTATTCTGATCCACGCAAACGAACCCGTGGGGCACTCCTACCCTGGCAAGGCTCCTCAAGGATTGGACTTCTACTACGAAATAACCAGGCGACTTCAGGACATCCCCCTTATCTTTGCTCACTGGGCTGGGGGATTGTTTTTCTATGCTCTGCTAAAAAAAGAAGTTCCCGATCTCTTCCGTCTTGTCTTTGTCGATACTGCCGCATCTCCCTTTCTCTATTCTCCGAAAATCTACAAAATCGCCGCAGAAATCCTCGGCATAGAAAAAATACTCTTCGGCAGTGATTATCCGCTCCTTGGATTCAAACGCTACCGCAGTGAAATGGAAGCGGCCGGGCTTACGAGCGAAGAGCGAAAACTGATCGAAGGAGAAAACGCTGCAAAACTTTTTACAATTTCTCACGAAAGCAAACCATGATCCGTGACATTCTGGGTCAGGATACCATCTGCGCCATAGCAACCCCTGTGGGAATCGGGGGGATAGGCATTGTCAGGATTAGCGGCAAAAATGCCGTAAAAATTGCAGAGAAAATTTTTCGCCCCGCATCGGCGTCCTTCCCTCTGGCATCTCATCGCCTTTACTATGGCTGGATTTACGACCCGGAAACAGGATCGTTGATAGATGAAGTGCTTCTTTCTGTGATGAAAAGCCCTCGAACTTACACTCGAGAAGACGTCGTGGAAATCAACTGCCACAGCGGGTATGCCGTGCTGGAAGAGATTCTGAGAGTGGTTATGGCTCAGGGTGCTCGGCTTGCTGCCCCCGGTGAGTTTACCTACAGGGCTTTTCTCCACGGAAGAATTGATCTGAGTCAGGCAGAAGCCGTGCAGGAGATTGTATCGAGTCGGTCTCGAGCGTCCCTCGACATGGCAAGGCGTCAACTTCAGGGAGAGTGCTTCTTGGCTGTCACGAACTGGATCGAAACTCTAACGGATATCCTTGCTCATATTGAAGCTCATCTTGATTTCCCGGAAGACGTTGAAGACGAGAGCGAATCAGGCGATCTAGCATCTGACGGTGACAGCATCTTTGCCCTTAACCAGCTTTTGACGAAAAGACTTGAGGATGAACTCATTCAACCCATAAGGCGAGTTCTAAAAAGCTTTGACAGCGTTCAGCTTCTGCGAGAAGGCGTTTCGCTGGCTCTGGTCGGGAAACCCAACGTGGGAAAATCTTCTCTCCTGAATGCTCTTCTAGAAAAAGACAGAGCGATTGTTACCGAATATGCCGGGACAACTCGTGATGTTATCGAAGACTCGTTCACAATCGACGGCGTGCTGGTGCGCATCATGGATACAGCCGGCATACGGGAAAAGGCGGACTATATTGAGGCTCTCGGCATTGAACGAACTCTTCGGGTTATCAAGGAAGCCAATATAATACTGTGGCTTTTAGATGTTTCGGAAAATCTTACCCGTGAGGACGACTACATATTTGAAATAATCAAGGACAGTCGCTATCTGATGCTCATAAACAAAGCTGACTTGCCTCACCGCTGGGAAGAATCCGTTTTAAGAAGTCGCTACGACACAAGAGCTCCGGTAATTATGATGTCGGCCAAAAGAAAAGAAGACGTTGAGTCTCTTAAGAACTTTATTCGAGAACACTTCCTCAAACAGGCAATAGATGATGCATCTGAGAGCTTTGCTATAAACAAGCGTCATAATGAACATCTGGTAAGAGCTTTAGAAAGTCTTGAGCGAGCCAGGCTACTGCTGGAAGGCGAGAATGGAGAAGAAGGAAGGACGCGGCATGGCGCTCTACATTTCCTTCCGCCCTATGAACTCATCGCCTACGAGCTAGAGTCAGCACGAAAAGAACTTAACGCCATTGTTGGCAAAGAAGCGTCAATGGAGGATGTGCTGGATCGAGTGTTTTCTCAGTTCTGCATTGGAAAATAGGAAATGAGACTGTGGTCATTACATCCTGAATATCTTGATGCCAAGGGATTGGTTGCTCTGTGGCGTGAAGGACTTCTGGCAAAGGCTGTGCTGGAAGGAAAAACCAGGGGCTACGTTCATCATCCACAACTTACCCGGTTTCGATTCCAGCCGGATCCGATACAGGCAATCAATGTTTATCTACGGGCTGTGTTTGAAGAAGGAGAAAGGCGCAAATACCGGTTTAATCCATCCAAGATAGATTTCTCCGTTCAGCCTATCAGTATCTTTGTCACAACCGGGCAGCTTGAATACGAATGGAAACATCTCTTGGAAAAATTAAAAATTCGTGATCCCCGCCGTTACTGCGAACTTTTAGAAATTGCCGTCATAAAACCGCATCCCATGATGGAAGTTATACCGGGAGATGTGGAACCGTGGGAAATAGTGAAGAAAAGCGAGCAACTATAGGGCAAATGTTTCAAAGACTCTATAAGGTGTAAAAGCGCGGAAAAGACAGTAATATGCAAAGCTTTTTAGAACGTCTTAATCTTTAGTTGTCTGAAATCATACAAACCATTTATTCTTTTTTCTGCCAGTTTAACATAATCTTCGTTTATCTCGTACCCAACGTAGCGGCGCTTTGTTTTTACTGCAGCAATCGCGGTTTGTCCGCTCCCCATAAAGGGGTCCAGAACAATTTCCCCCTCAAAAGAGTAAAGCTGGATCAACCTGTAGGGCAGTTCGACCGGGAAAGGCGCAGGATGTCCAATTCTTTTTGCAGACTCAGCTGGAAATGTCCAGACACTCTTTGTAAACTCAAGAAACTCCTCTCTTGAAATCGTGCTTTTTCTTCCCAGACTCTCCCTTGAGAACATTGCTTTGGAAAAAACCAGGATGTATTCGTGAACATCTCTTAACACAGGATTTTTAGCAGAAAGCCAGCTTCCCCAAGCGGTAGAAGGGCTACTACCTGAAGCTTTGTTCCAGATGATTTCCCCTCGCATTAGAAATCCAAGGGTCATCATATCTTCAATTATAAAAGCATGGAGGGGTATGTATGGTTTTCTTCCCAGATTCGCAATATTTATGCATGCTCTACCACCGGGAACTAGGACTCTTTTGACTTCAGCCCATACCCTTTTCAAAAATTCTCTATACTCATTAAGAGAAAAGTTCCTGTCGTATTCCTTCCCCACATTATAAGGGGGAGATGTAATCATCAGGGTGTACGCTGTTATCCGGCAACTCTTCCATATTTTCGCTTGTTTTGCAAAAAATTCTGTCAAGAAACCCATCGGGAATTGGGTTTTCCACATACCTCCCTGCCTGTTCCCCTGGCAGTCCCTCATACAATCTGCTTGTATAAAAATATGTAGAGTTGTGACTAACCCTTCCTGGAGAACCAAAAGCACTTGTTTGGGTGCTAATTTTCTTCTTATTGTGCTCCACTATTCTTCTCCCCACAGGTCAACCCATCTCTTATAAATATTAGCGTCCATTTCTGATCTTTGCCAGTATATTTCTATACTTTTAGTCTCCACATCTTCAGATAATGCCAACAATGCTTCTTTGGTAATTTCAACACTCCTTGGGTTTGCTCCGGATTTAGGAAGTTTAATATATCTTTCTCGACCTATTTCATCAAAAACTCTCTTTTGAACTTCTAATGGAATATAGTAAAATCCTCCTATATCTTTCCATTTAATTTGAGCGAGCAGGATATCACAACTAGGGTAATAATTTTCGCGAAACTCTTTTGCCTTTTCTGCATCTACAGTCCATATTAGTTTGACTCCCCCAAAGTTTTTACCCGTTACAGTCTTTACCGATATTGGCTCACCAAACAATTTAACGTCTACTTCCGCCTGAGTAATAGGAATTTCAGCATCTACATTCTCTTCTCCAAATTTATAGATGAGTAAGGCAACTATTATTCTCTCACGAACAGAACCAATCTCCATTCCAATTTTACCTGCTCTTGAATTCTCTAATTCTGCAAGTTGAAATAAGTAGGACAACCGCCTTTTAATTTTTTCTACAAGTTCCACATCTTCAAATATTTCAATCAGCCGACTTGACACTATTTTCTCTCCTTCCTGTCCAGATAAAATTCCATAGTGTTTAGTCAAGTGTGTCTGCAGGGGGAGAGGCTTTCCTGAATTTAGAAATGGCTTCTCGGAATCCTGGTGAGCTTTTCTGGCTATATCCTTCGTTCATAGGGCTTTCATTCTTTAGGGTTAGTGATACTCACCAGGAGGAAAGCCTTCTCTTACCCCTATTGTCAAGCGGGCACAATTAATGAAACACCACCAACTGCCCTATCGCACCACATCACTGAGAGGAGGATGTGATCTGATATACCCACTTTAAAACCTGTGCTACAGGCTCTATAAGGTCTGAAGGAATATAGTCGTCGAGGGTTCCTCTTTCAAAGAGATCGTGAGCCAGGGGAACATCCATCATGATGGGAATACCTTCCTCCTTTGCGATTTCAACAATACGCCTGGCCAGAAGATTTTCGCCCTTCCCTACAATTACGGGAAGCTTTGTCTTGTCCTTATCGTAAAAGAGGGCTACGGCAATGTGGGTAGGGTTGGTGACTACTACCGTTGCTTTTCTTACATTCTGAAGCATGGATTTTGTAAGAAGCTCCTGATGAAGCTGGCGGCGCTTACTTTTAATATGAGGGTCTCCTTCCATTTCTTTATACTCCTGTTTTACTTCCTGTTTGGTCATCTTCAATTCATTCAGATGCTGACGCTTTTGAAAAAAATAGTCCCCTGCCGCAAGAATTATCAGCACCATGGAAAGGTATATGATAAAGGGCTTAAGGATTGCTTTCAAAAGATCGAAAATAAAAGATACTTCTCCATAGGGAGAACTTATCAAAGCGGGAAGGACCATCCGAAGAACAAAAAAGACCACAATAAAGAGGCAGGTTATCTTTATAATTGACTTCACAAACTCTATAAGATTTTTTTTTGAAAAAATCCTCTTGAAAGCGTTGGCAGGGTTAAGCTTTTTGAGATCAGGTTTGACCGTTTCAAAAGCAAAGAGAAAACCAATCTGAAAGAAGTTCGATGCTATATCAAGGACAATGACCAGAAGAAGAAGGGGAAAGGAAAGTTTAACAAAAGTAATGGCAAGCTCATGGACCAAGAATGAAAAGGCTTCATCAAAGGGTTTAACCGACCAGCTTGCGGCAGTAGTAATCATGGTCTGTAGCGAATCAAGGTAGTGTTCCCGGAAAAGCCACATAAAAAGAAAAACGCCAATGATATTTGAGGCCGAGGCTATTTCCTTACTCTTTGCTACCTGTCCTTTCTTCCGGGCATCTCTAAGGCGTTTCTGGGTGGGCTGTTCTGTCTTCTCTCCGCTCACTTTATCCACTCCCTTAGAAGATCAATGATGTGGTCAATCTTTTCACCACTTTCGATGTAGTAGGAGGCGATAACGGTCAGATAGAGAACAAACAAAAAACTTGCTATGCCGCTCTTTACAGGCATTGAAAGGAAAAAGACATTCAGTTGTGGAACAAAGCGATTGATGACACCGAGGGCAAGATCAACGATAAAAATTGCAATAAGAAAGGGAGCTGCCAGCAAAAACGATGTTTTCATAAGCTGATCAACTTTACCAAGGAAAAAAACAGGAGAGAGACCTTCAAGGGATGGAAAGAAGTCAAAGACAGGCCAGAATTGATAACTTTCAAAAATTCCGTCAAGAAACACCAGAAAACCACCCGTTGCAAAAAAAAGAGCCGTAACCATCTGAAGTAATAAAACCCCGAGGGGAGAGCTACTTTCCCCGTAAAGGGGATCCAGGGCGCTTGCCATACTGGAGCCCCGCTGGTTGTCCACCAGAAAGCCAACTATTTCTGCAGACCAGAAGATAAGTCCTACAGTAAAACCAATAATTAAACCCACCAGCACCTCCTTCATTAGAAGGATAAAACCCGCAAGATAGGAAAGATGCGCCGGAGCCGAAGGGGCCACGAGAGGATACGTTACGGTAAAGAGGGCAAAGACAAGGGCATTTCTAATATAAGGAGGTAAAATGTTTCCCCCGAGAAAAGGCAGAATGGTAAAACAGGCAAGCATTCTGGCTGTCGAGATAGCCGTAATAATGAGAAAACGAAGGAAATCAGATCCTTCCGTCATCGCCCTAGAATCGGCAAAAGGTCAAAAATTTTAAGAGCATAAGTAAAAATTTCCGAGCCAACCCAGCGAGCTGAAAAAATTATAGCGGCAATTACCGCAATGAGCTTAATGGCAAAGGAGAGAGTCTGTTCCTGGATTTGCGTAAGGGCCTGGACAAGACTTACAAGAAGACCCACTACGGAAGCCACAATGATCGCAGGAAGAGACAGGAGCAAAACGAGTATCAGAGCATGACTGGTAAATTCCAGAATAGATGAATGACCCATCAGCTTTTCCCCATCAGGCATAGCTCAAGACAAGACCATGGATGAGCTTGGTCCAGCCATCTAAAAGAACAAAAAGTAATAGTTTAAAGGGCAGCGAGATGGTCATGGGAGAAACCATCATCATGCCCATGGCCATGAGAATATTAGAAATAACAAGATCAATCACAATAAAGGGAAGATAGAGAAGAAAACCAATTTGAAAAGCCGATGTAAGTTCACCAACGGCAAAAGATGGAATAAGCACCAGTAAGTCTCTTTCTTCAAGCTTTTCAGACTTCTCTTTGGGCCACATTTTTCGGGCCGATTTCAGGAAAAACTGTCGTTCCCTTTCTTTCGAATGTTTAGATAGAAATTCTCTGAGGGGTTCTGATGCCTCAGGAACGATTTCCTTTAAGTGCTGGAAGGTAACCTTTTCTGCAGGCAGTTTCTGAAGGACCCCATATACTTCGTAACCCACGGGGGCCATAATGTATATGCTCAGAATAACAGCAAGCCCGTTAATTACCATATTTGGGGGAATCTGCTGAATCCCTAGAGCATTCCTGATAAGAGAAAAAACTACCACAAGCTTGACATAGGATGTTACCATCACCACCACGAAAGGCGCCAGGGAAAGACCCGCTAAAACAACGACGAGAAAATAAGGATCCTGCATAAAACTACTCTTTAGAGAGATTACTGTTCAGTTCTGTTACCCGGACACCAACGCGACCGTCAACCTCAACTAACTCTCCAAAGCCAACGGGACGGCGATTGACCAAAATGGTCACTATTCTGGAAAGGGGGGTCTCAAGAGTAAAAATGTACCCTTCTCCAATATTTTCCAGCTCTTCCAGGGTCATCGTCTTTCGCCCAACGGAAAACTGAACCTCTACCTCCACATCGCGCAGGGAGATCTGCTCAGGTTTTACTTCCTTCGATTTCTCTTCATCGCTCATTACCAGCTCCTTCTTTTTCACGACAACGATCTTCCCATCATCACCGTATTCGCCCCAGAAAAGGTTCCCCTCTGATACAATCAGGAGACGGCCATTCCCGATGCCATAGTCTCTCTCCACAAAGATTACATCACCGACTTCAAGGTTTTTGAGTTCCTCCAGAGGAAGGATCGTCTCTCCCACCACAAATCTTACAAAAAAGGGGATGGAACGAGTAAAATAGGTCTTCTCTCGGGGAAGACGAGATAGTCTTGAAGCAATTTCATGAAATCCCTGGGGGTCCAACAAAAACTTCCCTTCTCCTGTAACATCTCCTTCTCTCTCCGAGATCATCTCTACCCTAAGCCTGTAGTAAGGAATTTTTTTTGGCTCGTCCCCTTGAGCCGTCAGGGTTTGCCGTCTTGAAAATTCCAGTCCCAGGACTTTTCCTCCTTTCTCCAGAAGCTCTTCCCCTATAACTTCCACGGCTATTTCCCGCACCTCATCGGGAATGAAGGTAATCTCCTCCTCTTTTTTCCCGAGAGTGCTGGCTATATGTTTTTTTATAAGCCTTTCACTGAAATAGAAGCTTCCCAAAGCTTCGGAACTTCCAACATTAAGGGTCCAGAGCGGACTTTTCATGTTCGTTTCCGGAGCCGGATACAGGCGAAGCCGAAAGACTTCACCTAACCAGGAGAAACGGAAGTGACCACAGCATATCTTATTCCAGCCATCCACATCTCTGGCATTAATCTTCTCAAAAGTGAGAACTTTCAAAGTGGTTCCCCTCACCTACCCTTCGTATTCCTCCCACACCGACCGTTGCTGTCTTGAGCGTCCCTCGTTCTGTTCCCTTTCCCCTTCTTTTCTCATCTCTACAGAAACCATAACGGTATCCCCCTGCCGACTCTCAAGCTGATCCTTAAGAGATGAAAGGTTTGGTGAAAGCAGCCGATGAGCATCCTCAGATCCCGTTACAAATTTTACTTTCAGAACCCCATCTTCCCTCACCAGCCGCACTTCTGTATCCGGAAGGACATCATTACTCAGGGATATGCGCACCTCCTGCTTGTTAGAAGAGTCGGGAACCTCCACAAGGATGCGCTCTACCATTTTCCTGACTGGTTCCGGAAGGGAGCCAACTCCCTGAGATTTCTGAACAGATGGGGAAACTTCAGAAAAAACCATAGTTGAAAAGCGATTCATCTGAAGAACAGCCTCTGCTACCACATCATCGGGCTCCTGTTCCTGTCTGGAAAGGGACAACTTGCCACCGGTGGTATCCACTGGCGAGGATGTCTCACCGGAAAAGTTCTTGTCGAGCATGCCAGAGATGATGGTATCCTTACCTTCCCGAGGATTACCCTTTCCTGATACACCCATCATAAAGGCATTCTCCTGATTCAATTCAACACCATTGAAAACCTGCTCCTGTTGAAAAGAGGGGATGTCTTTCTTTGTGCTTTCTACCGGCACGGAATTTTCACCAAGGAAACCCTTACCAAGAGATTCAACCAGAGTAGCCCCTTTCCCTCCTGGAGGATTGTCCTCTCCTGATGCTTCCGTCATAGAAACATTTTGTCTCTCTGATCCAATCCTTTGCTCATTCTCTCCTTCGGGGGAAAAAGGTAAAAAATTTCTTAAAAGACCTTCCGGAGCCTTTTTTTCTTCTCCCTTCATTTCTTTTAAAGGAATCTCCCCTGTCGAAGAAAACTCTGACGCTCCGGGCTCTAATGGATCTCCCTCCGGCGATTCTTCCGAAAAAGAAGTCCCTTCAAGAAGGGAAGAAAAATCCTTCGAGGTCTTCTCAAGGTCCTCTCTTTGTCCTTCTTTAGGTAAGGTTATTCCTCCCTCTTTGAGATTTTTATCGGGTTCTAGAGGTAAAATTCTCATTTAAAACTCCACCTTTATAGTTGAAGAAAACTCTTCTAATTCCTTATCTGACTTCTCTTCTTCCTGCTTTTTTGCCTCAAGAAGCCACACTTTCCGGTGTTCTTCTATCTTCTGTCTCCCCTGAAGGGCTTCTCGATAGGAATTTTTTGCTTTATTAAAAAGATTCTCTGCTTCCTGAAGTTTCCTTTTTGCTTCCTGAACCTCCCCCTCTTTTGCTATCTCCCTCTCTCGAAGAAGTCCTATCTTTATCCGAAGGTTTTCCACATCTTCCCGTTTTACAAGCTTGTTTTGAACCTCTTTGAATAGTTTTTCTTCTTCAAGGGGCCGCCAAAGTCTGTACCGAGCTAGATCCTCTTCTCGTTCCCGAAGGAACCTTATTGCATTGTTCAATTCCTGCCGTCGCATTAACAATTCCCTTTCGGCCCTTTCTTCCCTCAACAGGCGAATACGAAGGAGATCATCGAGGACATATTTCATCGTGAAGAACCTGCAAGTTTAATAAGCCATGAGACAACTTCCTCGAAAGAGTTTTTCTCGTTGGTCCCCTGTCTCAGGAATTTTCGAATCTCTTCAATCTTCCCAATGGCTTCATCCGCAAGGGGGTCTGCTCCTTTCTTGTATTCGCCGATACGAACAAGAAGCTCCACCTCCTGGTATTTTGCAAGGAGTTCTCTTAGACGGGAGGCCGCAGCTTTAT
This sequence is a window from Thermodesulforhabdaceae bacterium. Protein-coding genes within it:
- the sctQ gene encoding type III secretion system cytoplasmic ring protein SctQ, with the protein product MKVLTFEKINARDVDGWNKICCGHFRFSWLGEVFRLRLYPAPETNMKSPLWTLNVGSSEALGSFYFSERLIKKHIASTLGKKEEEITFIPDEVREIAVEVIGEELLEKGGKVLGLEFSRRQTLTAQGDEPKKIPYYRLRVEMISEREGDVTGEGKFLLDPQGFHEIASRLSRLPREKTYFTRSIPFFVRFVVGETILPLEELKNLEVGDVIFVERDYGIGNGRLLIVSEGNLFWGEYGDDGKIVVVKKKELVMSDEEKSKEVKPEQISLRDVEVEVQFSVGRKTMTLEELENIGEGYIFTLETPLSRIVTILVNRRPVGFGELVEVDGRVGVRVTELNSNLSKE
- a CDS encoding type III secretion HpaP family protein → MRILPLEPDKNLKEGGITLPKEGQREDLEKTSKDFSSLLEGTSFSEESPEGDPLEPGASEFSSTGEIPLKEMKGEEKKAPEGLLRNFLPFSPEGENEQRIGSERQNVSMTEASGEDNPPGGKGATLVESLGKGFLGENSVPVESTKKDIPSFQQEQVFNGVELNQENAFMMGVSGKGNPREGKDTIISGMLDKNFSGETSSPVDTTGGKLSLSRQEQEPDDVVAEAVLQMNRFSTMVFSEVSPSVQKSQGVGSLPEPVRKMVERILVEVPDSSNKQEVRISLSNDVLPDTEVRLVREDGVLKVKFVTGSEDAHRLLSPNLSSLKDQLESRQGDTVMVSVEMRKEGEREQNEGRSRQQRSVWEEYEG
- a CDS encoding YscO family type III secretion system apparatus protein; the encoded protein is MKYVLDDLLRIRLLREERAERELLMRRQELNNAIRFLREREEDLARYRLWRPLEEEKLFKEVQNKLVKREDVENLRIKIGLLREREIAKEGEVQEAKRKLQEAENLFNKAKNSYREALQGRQKIEEHRKVWLLEAKKQEEEKSDKELEEFSSTIKVEF